The following is a genomic window from Candidatus Acidiferrales bacterium.
ACTGGAAATCGCTGTAGGCGACCAGAGTAACGGCCGCGTCCGAAGGCCCCTTGCTCGGCCGGGCGGAAAAATCAATTTGCTTGAGCGTGTCGGCGAAGGGATCGCGGGCGAGGTTGACGATCTGGCCCAAGAGAAGATATTTACCGTCGGCACTGATCGAGACCACTTCCTGTTGCCGCTGCGTCCCTCGAGTGATGGCGACGGGCACGACGAAGAAATAAGAAATTTCCGTCGGCGCGGGCGGGCCGAGCTCGAGCTTGTATTCCGCGCCCCAGGCATAGAGCCGGCGCAAGGCTTGCTCGACTCTTCGGGTGAGCTCGGCCGGGCCGAGAACACCCCCGGGGGTGGCCGGGGCGACTCGAGGGCGCTTGGCGGGGGGAGCCGATTGCGGCTTGGCGCCTGCCGGGGTTTGGGCCTCGAGGGCGGCGACAAAGTGCAACAGCAAAATCAAAATAACGAAAACAGCCAATGTGCGATGCATCATTAATCCTTGCTCCTTGGGGCTGGCGGCGCTCCTCCGGAGGGGCAAGAAGGGCAAGCTGAAGCTTGCCCCTACAAGAGCCCTAGAAAAGCCCTAGAAAAGCCCGTACAAAAGGCCCTCCGAAAGGAAGGGCAAGAAGGGCAAGCTAAAGCTTGCCCCTACAAGAGCCCTACAAGAGCCCTAGAAAAGCCCGTACAAAACGCCGTCCAAAGGAAGGGCAAGCTAAAGCTTGCCCCTACAAAAGCCCTAGAAAAGCCCGTACAAAAGGCCCTCCAAAAGCCCGACATGCGACATGATGTGACATCATGCGAAATATCTCTGAGCCACCGGAAAGCGCCGGCCGACTCCGAAAGCTTTCGATGTGACCTTCAATCCCGGCGGGGCCTGCTGGCGTTTGTACTCGTTCCGGTTGACCCGCCGGATAACATCCTCGACCAAGGATATTTCAAAACCATAGTGGTCGGCAATCTCGCGCGGCCCTTTGGCCTCTTCGATATAAGATTTCAAGATGCGGTCAAGGACGTCGTAGGGGGGCAAAGAGTCCTGGTCGGTTTGATTGGGCCTCAGTTCCGCCGAGGGCGCTTTGGTGAGGCAAAGCTCGGGGATCAGTTCCCTTTCGCGGTTAATCCACCGGGCGAGGGAATAAACCATGCTCTTGGGGATGTCGCTGATGACGGCCAGGCCGCCCGCCATATCGCCGTAAAGGGTGCAGTAACCAACGGCCAGTTCCGATTTGTTGCCGGTGGACAAGACGAGGGCGCCGAACTTGTTGGAGATGGCCATGAGCAAGTTTCCGCGAATGCGCGCCTGGATGTTTTCCTCGGTGACATCTTCCTGCCTACCGGCAAACGGTTCGGCCAGGGTGGCGCGATAGGAGTCATAAATGGGCCCGATGGGAACGGAAATCAGGGGAATGGCCAGATTCCTGGCCAGGGCCCGGGCGTCGGTTACGCTTCCCGGCGAGGAATAGGGTCCGGGCATGGTCATGCCAAGCACATTGTCCGGGCCGAGCGCGGCCACCGCTACCGCCGCCACCAGGGAAGAATCAATTCCCCCGCTCAGCCCCACCAGCACCTTTTCAAAGCCGCATTTCTTCACATAGTCGCGGGTGCCCATCACCAGGGCGCGATAGACGGCCTCAAGCTCGTCCTCCGGCTGGGGATGAATTTCACCCGTGCAGGATTCGGTGTCAAACACCACCAGATCTTCCTCGAACGAGCTTGCCTGGGCGCAGACGCGACCCTCGGCATCGAGGGCCACGCTCGAGCCGTCAAAAATGAGACTGTCCTGCCCGCCCACCTGATTCACGAAGAGCACCGGGCGGCGATACGTGCGGGCGATGTTGCGGAGCATTTCCAGCCGCAATCGGCGCTTGTCCATGGTGTAGGGGGAAGCGGAAATATTGATGAGCATGCCGGCGCCCTGCCGAATCAACTCCTCGACCGGATTGCGGGGGTAAAGCTGATGCTTCCAGAAATTCTTGTCGTTCCAGACATCCTCGCAGATGGTAATGCCCATCGGGATATTTTCAAAAAGATAGACGGACTGGCTTTTGGCCGGTTCAAAGTAGCGTTCTTCATCGAAGACGTCGTAGGTGGGCAGAAGCATTTTGTGTTGTTCGAAAACGACGCGGCCATCGGTCAAGAGAGCGGCGGCGTTGGCGTGCGGCTTCCCCTGATTGGAGGTTCTCCTGGAGACGTATCCGACCAGTGCCGCGACGTCGGGCAGTTCCCTGGCAAGCTGGTCGAGCGATTGGCGATTTCTTTCAATGAAGCCAGGGTTTTCGACGAGATCCCAGGGAGGATAACCGCAGATGCCCAGCTCGGGGAAAATGACGAGATCGGCGCCGCGCCGGCGAGACTCGTCGGCCATGACCAGCATGCGCCGACGATTGCCTTCAAAATCGCCGACCGTGGGATTGAATTGCGCAAGAGCAACTTTCATGGTTCCAGACTCATTTCTAGCATAGCCCTCCGGGGCAGTCAAAGACGGGCATGGCCCTAATCAAGCCATGACCAAAAATTTGGCTATAATATCTGTCTATGCCAGAAGGACACGACCGCGAACTGGCGTTTGAATTGTTCCGCCAGGCGTACGATCACCAACTGCGAGGCGAACTGGATGAGGCCATCGAACTCTATAAGCGCTCGCTCGAAGCCTGCCCCACCGCCGAAGCCTACACCTTCCTGGGATGGACCTACAGCTTTATGAGCCAGTGGGATGAGGCAATCGCCGAGTGCCGGAAGGCCATTGAAGTTGATCCCGACTTCGGCAATCCGTATAACGATATCGGGGCCTACCTGATTGAAAAGGGTCAATGGGATGAGGCGGTGCCGTGGCTCGAGAAAGCATGCGCGGCGCGGCGGTACGAAAGCCACTTTTTCCCCCACTTCAATCTCGGCCGCATTTGCGAGCACAAGCGGCAATTCCGGCAAGCAATGGATCACTACAAGCGCGCTCTCGAACTCAGCCCGCAGTACACGCTCGCCGCTCGAGCCCTGCGCAGGCTACAGGCGATGATGAATTAGGGAAGAGAGGGGCGGTTCACGAGCCGCCCCTACAGGGCGGCATACCGGCAAAGAGCCTTGAAGAAAACGGTTCGGAGAAGGCGCAGCAAAAGCTCGGGAGCTAAACGCTGAACGAGCTGCCGCAGCCGCAGGTTTGCTTCACGTTGGGGTTGTTGAACTTGAACCCGGCGCCCTCGATGGTTTCCACGTAATCAATTTCGACGCCTTCCAGGTATTGCAGGCTCATTTGATCGACAAAGACTTTGAGCCCGCTGAATTCCAAGACGTCATCGAGACCACCGTTCGATTGGTTTTCGAAGGCCATGCTATAGGAGAAGCCCGAGCAGCCTCCGCCCACCACGGAAACGCGCAGGCCGACGGCCACCGGGGCCTGCTGTGCCATGATCTCTTTGACCTTCGATGCGGCGTTTTCTGTCAGAGTAATCATTCTTCCCCCCCGTGAGAGCTAAGGGCATTCA
Proteins encoded in this region:
- a CDS encoding NAD+ synthase gives rise to the protein MKVALAQFNPTVGDFEGNRRRMLVMADESRRRGADLVIFPELGICGYPPWDLVENPGFIERNRQSLDQLARELPDVAALVGYVSRRTSNQGKPHANAAALLTDGRVVFEQHKMLLPTYDVFDEERYFEPAKSQSVYLFENIPMGITICEDVWNDKNFWKHQLYPRNPVEELIRQGAGMLINISASPYTMDKRRLRLEMLRNIARTYRRPVLFVNQVGGQDSLIFDGSSVALDAEGRVCAQASSFEEDLVVFDTESCTGEIHPQPEDELEAVYRALVMGTRDYVKKCGFEKVLVGLSGGIDSSLVAAVAVAALGPDNVLGMTMPGPYSSPGSVTDARALARNLAIPLISVPIGPIYDSYRATLAEPFAGRQEDVTEENIQARIRGNLLMAISNKFGALVLSTGNKSELAVGYCTLYGDMAGGLAVISDIPKSMVYSLARWINRERELIPELCLTKAPSAELRPNQTDQDSLPPYDVLDRILKSYIEEAKGPREIADHYGFEISLVEDVIRRVNRNEYKRQQAPPGLKVTSKAFGVGRRFPVAQRYFA
- a CDS encoding tetratricopeptide repeat protein; protein product: MPEGHDRELAFELFRQAYDHQLRGELDEAIELYKRSLEACPTAEAYTFLGWTYSFMSQWDEAIAECRKAIEVDPDFGNPYNDIGAYLIEKGQWDEAVPWLEKACAARRYESHFFPHFNLGRICEHKRQFRQAMDHYKRALELSPQYTLAARALRRLQAMMN
- the erpA gene encoding iron-sulfur cluster insertion protein ErpA is translated as MITLTENAASKVKEIMAQQAPVAVGLRVSVVGGGCSGFSYSMAFENQSNGGLDDVLEFSGLKVFVDQMSLQYLEGVEIDYVETIEGAGFKFNNPNVKQTCGCGSSFSV